The genomic DNA TTAAATCTCTGAATGCATTACTATTCAATAAAGATCTTGTATTACCTAGCTGTTGAGCTCTGATTGGATGTAACTCAATCATTATTCCTTGGTCTGGTATTACTTCAGCATTCACAGAAGCGGTTGCTTCTCTGCCATCTTGTGTACGAACTCGCGCTTGCCATACGAAGGAACCTGGGGTCGCTGTACTCGTCGGAGTAATCCATGACAACTGATAGGAACCTTGATAATTGACGTCAAAAAGTTCATCCAAAGCTGGTACTGGATCATTTTGATAAACTTGTATTTGATCTTCTTTTGTAGTAATCAATGGTAGGACTTCCATATCAAAAGTCACGATTACTGGAGGTCTGCCAGTTTGATCCCTGACTTCTATGCGTACTTGTTGCTTACCTATTCTGTTCGTATCTGGTTCCGTTAACCATCGGTAACTGACATCTCCACGAGAATTTACTACGTTTACATAGCTTTCAGGATCGGGAACTGTCTCCCCATGGCTAAGTGTATGTGTACCTGGCTTGACATTCGCACGTAGATCACCAATATCCGTAGTTGAAAAATCAAATTTAAACTCCGTCGCAATTCTTACCGTACTCCAAGCTTCATTCCAGGGTTCAATATACCAATAATAAGAATACGGAAATCTCTCTACATCAAATATTTCTTCTTGAGGTGGAGCTACTCTTAGACGAGTAAATACAACATTTATTTCTCCAATATTCAAATTTTGAGCTGTAGAACTTTCCGTAGGGGTGATTTCCATTCGCCAATTTCCACTACGTGAAATGGCGTTGATCCTGAAAACTCTTCTTGGTGCAGAATCCCCATTCGCCCTTAATGGGCTCAGATTATTGATTGTTACTCCTGGTGTACTCACACTAGAGGAATAATAAAAAATAGGTGTCACGTTTCTAAATATCATTGTGTCATTAACACTTAAATTATCATTGTCTGTATTGAATTGTTCATTGATCCCTTTTTGCATCTCATTAACTAAAAACTCACCTAAACGAATTGAATTAGTACTAGGAGCAACTAGGATACTATCTGGAACGTCTATCGCATATCTAGGATTTAATAATCGTTCCAAAATTCGTTCTTGTTCTTCTTTTGATTCTTTCTCTGATACCGTGCGAGAATTTGTTTCTTCTTTATTTGATGTACTATCTGTTGTTCTACTGGCGTTTTTATTTACCTTTTTATTATCTTCAGTGTTTTCTATCGCCTTGTCAGAGTCATCATTTTTTTGCCTATTACTAACTTGTCTATTTTGACTCATTCCTAAATTATTGAATGCAGTCACTGCCTGAACAACTGTGCCATTAAGATTACCTAAAGTCAATCCTAGGATCAAAGCACTGTTCAACAGTTTTTTTCTTGTTCTCAAATCATTACCTCCCTATTCTCAAACAACAAGAGAATAAACATTTCGTCTGTTTCATTCTCTGTTGGTAGTCATTTATTTTACCTTCAAAGGATGTTCGTAGTATCTCAAATGACTCTTTTATTAAAAACGTTATGTATTTTCCGTTTCTTAATCGTCTTTTTACTATTCACTCCTTTTTCAAATCATTTAGAAAAGCATCGAAAAGCTTTACTTATTCAAGCTTATCGGTCATCCGCATCTTGTGTAACGCCATTTTTTCCCTTTCGATTGGGAGTAATTGAAAGGAGGTTTTTTGTGAGAAAATAATCTTTTGCTTATCTACTTGCTAAAACGCCGAAAGGACAACAAAAAAGAAGGATCTTCACTTCGTTGAACAAGTCAACTTGTAAAGATCCTTCAATCAAATAACTGGTAATTGAATGTTACCGATTATTTCAAAGTAGAAGAATTTTTGCATTCATTGCAAATTTCTTCTTTATTCTTATAATTTACGTGCAAAGAATGACACGATCAATACTAAGACGATCGCACCGATCAATGATGGAACGATTGCCATACCACCAATTACTGGTCCCCATGATCCTAACACTGCTTGCCCGATTGCTGAACCAACAAGTCCTGCAATGACGTTTGCAATGATACCCATTGAAGAACCCTTATTTGTGATTGCTCCTGCAATTGCTCCGATAACTCCACCTACGATTAATGACCAAATAAAACCCATCTGTATTTCCTCCTATAGTGTCTAGCCGATTTTTTCAATGCGACATCTTATTTATTTTAATTAAAAGTTTTTTTGACTCACCAAGATACTTTATTGTACTCTTGGTTCGTTATTTTCTTTTACTTTTTCCGTTCCTTTGTTTGCTGCATGTTTTGCTTTGTCTGTTTGTTCTGACGCAAATTCTCCAGTTGCTTTTGCAGCATCTGTCACTTTATCTTGAACAGTGACTTGGTCTTGTTCAAATTCTTCTTTTGATTTGATATCTGTGACATTGACATTCACTTCGATGACATCTAAATGTGTCATATTCGCTACTTCTTCACTGATGATCTCTTTCATTTGTTTAAAGATATCTTCGATGTCCTTGCCATATTCAACGACGATCGACATATCAACAGCCACTTGTTTTTTTCCAACTTCTGTTTCGATGCCTGCTGTTTCATTGTCCGTATTGACTAATTTACCAGCAACATTTGAGAAAAAGCCTCCATCTACTGTTAATAGTCCGTCGATACGTTCTAATGCGATCGCAATAATTTTTTGAATGACTTTGTCATCATAAGTTACTTCACCGTTCATTGATTCCTCACTGCCCTTCACTTCGTTTGTCTGTTTACTTGCCTCATGAGTTGGAGTATGCACACCTGGATTTTTTGCTTCATGATGTGGATGATCATGGTGTTCTTTTTGATCATGCGCTACTTTTTCTTCTACATGTGGCACCACTGGATCTGGATGTGCAGATACCGGTGCTGTTTTATTTTTTTCATCCTTGATCCCTTGCGCTTGATTTGGCGTTGTTGGATCTGGATGTGCTGATTTCGGTGTATTTCCGTTTGTATTTGTATGATTGTTTTCCATGGTAAAGCCTCCTAAGATTTAAAGTAATGTTCTAAAATTCCGGTTCTTTTTAAATACATGCCGATGGCTACGCCAAGTGCAACCATGATCACGATCAGCAATGTTTTAAAAAATCCGACAGCTACTAGCAAAATAGCTAATATCAATCCAAGCGCGCCACAAATAATTGGGAGCTTGTATGTCGAAAAGATCTCGTTCATTTTCTCTCCCCCTTACTGTACTCGTGAGTGTTCAACTCTTTTTGATTGTGGTGAATCAAAACCGGTATAATTGATCAGGACATTCACTGGTTCATCTGTGCCGATGATTTGTTTTACATCGCGCTCAATGTCTGTCATTAGTGCTCCTGTTTTACCGATTAATGATGACGTACGTTTCAACTCGCCTTTTACTTTTACGTCAATTTTATTTTTTGTTGCTTTGATCGTTACTTTTGGGGAAGAAACAAAGTCTTCTTTCGTCAATCGTGAACGAACCATTCCTTCGATTGCTTTTTTATCTAATGTTAACTCTCCATCACCTTTTTTTAATAAGAATGACCGGTAAGTTTTTGGGTAGAATAATAAGACTAGAATCAATATCAACGTCAACACAGCAAACGCTGCGGTTACCCAAAAGACATATTGTTGTACGTAAAAGTTAGTTAATGATAAAAAGCGAAATTCTTCTAACTTAAACGGCAATGGATACACTGAGCTTAGCAACATTGCAAATATTAAAACAGACAGCAGAAGGATCAGTAAGATCGCTCCTATCGTTTTGGCTCCTTTGTTCATTTTCTCGCCCTCCTAGCTTCTAGTCACTGATTATAGATTGATAGCTTCTCCACCAGTGATACCGTAAATCTGTGCTGTGACATAGCTTGCTTTGTTGGATGCAAGAAAGACATAAACAGGTGCTAGCTCAGCTGGTTGACCTGCACGTTCCAACAATGCTTGTTGACCAAACTCAGGTAGATCTTCTTTTGGTTGACCTGCATCTAGTTGTAATGGTGTCCAAATTGGTCCTGGTGCTACGCCGTTGACACGAATTCCTTTTGGTGCTAATTGTTTTGCTAAACCAATGGTGAAGTTTGCAATCGAAGCTTTAGTCGCTGCATAATCTAACAAGTGTTCACTTGGATTGAATGCTTGGACAGAAGTCGTTGTAAGGATTGCTCCTCCTGCTGGAATATGTGGAATTGCTTCTTTCACAAGTGCAAACATTGCGATGATATTTACAGCAAAAGTATCTTTTACTTGTTCTAATGGGATTTCTGCAATTGAAGGAGACGAAATTTGTTGCGCCGCATTCAGAACAAGTGTGTCTAATCCACCAAATGCATCCACTGTTTTTTGGATGATTTCTTTTGGTGCAGCTTCATCTCGCAAATCATAAGGTAATAGTAATGCTTTACGTCCAGCTTCCTCGATATAATGGGCTACTTGTTGCGCGTCTTCTTCCTCACCTGGGAAAAATTGAATGGCTACATCTGCGCCTTCTCGTGCAAAGGCAATGGCAGCGGCACGTCCAATACCAGAGTCTGCACCTGTGATCAAGACACGTCGATTTGCTAATTGCTCCGTACCTTTATAACTTTCTTCACCGCAATCAGG from Enterococcus mundtii includes the following:
- a CDS encoding GlsB/YeaQ/YmgE family stress response membrane protein, whose amino-acid sequence is MGFIWSLIVGGVIGAIAGAITNKGSSMGIIANVIAGLVGSAIGQAVLGSWGPVIGGMAIVPSLIGAIVLVLIVSFFARKL
- a CDS encoding Asp23/Gls24 family envelope stress response protein, producing the protein MENNHTNTNGNTPKSAHPDPTTPNQAQGIKDEKNKTAPVSAHPDPVVPHVEEKVAHDQKEHHDHPHHEAKNPGVHTPTHEASKQTNEVKGSEESMNGEVTYDDKVIQKIIAIALERIDGLLTVDGGFFSNVAGKLVNTDNETAGIETEVGKKQVAVDMSIVVEYGKDIEDIFKQMKEIISEEVANMTHLDVIEVNVNVTDIKSKEEFEQDQVTVQDKVTDAAKATGEFASEQTDKAKHAANKGTEKVKENNEPRVQ
- a CDS encoding DUF2273 domain-containing protein, whose translation is MNEIFSTYKLPIICGALGLILAILLVAVGFFKTLLIVIMVALGVAIGMYLKRTGILEHYFKS
- the amaP gene encoding alkaline shock response membrane anchor protein AmaP, whose amino-acid sequence is MNKGAKTIGAILLILLLSVLIFAMLLSSVYPLPFKLEEFRFLSLTNFYVQQYVFWVTAAFAVLTLILILVLLFYPKTYRSFLLKKGDGELTLDKKAIEGMVRSRLTKEDFVSSPKVTIKATKNKIDVKVKGELKRTSSLIGKTGALMTDIERDVKQIIGTDEPVNVLINYTGFDSPQSKRVEHSRVQ
- a CDS encoding SDR family oxidoreductase gives rise to the protein MTEPNLIDPRKLYHTEEFPKQDQETPALQKDMKPVPDCGEESYKGTEQLANRRVLITGADSGIGRAAAIAFAREGADVAIQFFPGEEEDAQQVAHYIEEAGRKALLLPYDLRDEAAPKEIIQKTVDAFGGLDTLVLNAAQQISSPSIAEIPLEQVKDTFAVNIIAMFALVKEAIPHIPAGGAILTTTSVQAFNPSEHLLDYAATKASIANFTIGLAKQLAPKGIRVNGVAPGPIWTPLQLDAGQPKEDLPEFGQQALLERAGQPAELAPVYVFLASNKASYVTAQIYGITGGEAINL